CCATATGATATATTAAAAGAAGAAGATATATCTGTGTTGGATTTAGAATCTCAAAAACATCTTTCGGGTTTAAAACCTTCGTCTGAAAAAGCTTTACATATAGAAATTTATAAAAATTTTCCTGAAATTAATGCTATTGTTCATACACATAGTTTATATGCATCAATTTTTTCAGCTTTAAGAAAAACAGTTCCTTGTTATATTGAAGATCAAGCACAAATAATTGGTGGAGAAATCCCTGTAGCTGAATATAAACTTCCAGGAACATTAGATTTGGCATTAGAAGCCGTTAAAAAATTTAGGTTAGGTGTATATGGAATTTTACTTGCTAATCACGGGATAGTATCTATTGGAAGAAATCTAAAAGAAGCTTTAATTGCTGCAGAAATAATTGAAAAAAGCGCTAATATTGCTTACTATGTGGAATTAATGGGTGGTGGGCACCCATTATCTGAAGAAGATATTAAATGGATGAGAAATCTATACATAGCATCATATAGTAAAAATATTTAGTCAGGAGGTCTTTGCGTGAAAAGTATTAAAAATCAGATTATTTTTATATTAATTATAACTTCTTTAATACCATTATTACTGTTAACCTTAAACAATTCATACAAATTGTATAATACAAAATTAAATAACGCAAAAGATTACTTAGAATTGTCAACACATAGTAGAGCAGAAACAATTATCGAATACTTTAATCCTATTATTGATTTAATTAATTTATTATCTAAAAATGAAAATATAATGGGAGTTTTAGAGAATAATAATAATGAAAGAATAGCTGTATTAAATGAATTCGAAAATATAATTGATATATACAGCGATTTTGAATGGATATATATTGGATTAAAGGATAAAACTACTTTAATAAAACCTGATGATAATATGGAAGGATATGATCCTACATCTAGACCTTGGTATATTAAAGCTATAAATAATCCTAATAAAGTTATAATATCAGATCCATATCCTGATGTAAAAACAGGCGATATATTATTAACATTGTCAAAAGCTGTGATAAACAAAGAAGGAAATTTAATAGGAGCAATAGCTATTGATCTTAATATAAAAAATCTCGTTTCAAAATTTTTTGAAAATAAAATGTATGATGATGAAGTTCCATATATAATCAACAAAGAAGGAATTACACTTGTTCATGAAGATTCATCAAAATGGGGTTTAGATGTTAAATCTCAAGATTTCTTTAAAAACGCAACTTCTGATTTTGGGGTTATTAAATATAACTATGATGGTATAAATAAATTAGCATTTTATCATAAATTACCTAAATTAGAATGGACTATTTATACAGGAATACCAGAAAGTACAATAAAAAATGCAATTTTAAAAAGCTTATACTTTGAATTAGCAGGCATTGTTTTAATTACACTATTTGTATTTATTATTGGTTTATATTTTTCTAAAAAATCTATAATCAATCCTATAATGATAATTTCATCTGAAATGGAAAAAGTAGGTAAAGGA
The window above is part of the Marinitoga sp. 38H-ov genome. Proteins encoded here:
- a CDS encoding class II aldolase/adducin family protein, producing the protein MRSEIIKAIDYLEKKGLIKGTWGNLSVRVNDKVFITPSGIPYDILKEEDISVLDLESQKHLSGLKPSSEKALHIEIYKNFPEINAIVHTHSLYASIFSALRKTVPCYIEDQAQIIGGEIPVAEYKLPGTLDLALEAVKKFRLGVYGILLANHGIVSIGRNLKEALIAAEIIEKSANIAYYVELMGGGHPLSEEDIKWMRNLYIASYSKNI
- a CDS encoding methyl-accepting chemotaxis protein, which gives rise to MKSIKNQIIFILIITSLIPLLLLTLNNSYKLYNTKLNNAKDYLELSTHSRAETIIEYFNPIIDLINLLSKNENIMGVLENNNNERIAVLNEFENIIDIYSDFEWIYIGLKDKTTLIKPDDNMEGYDPTSRPWYIKAINNPNKVIISDPYPDVKTGDILLTLSKAVINKEGNLIGAIAIDLNIKNLVSKFFENKMYDDEVPYIINKEGITLVHEDSSKWGLDVKSQDFFKNATSDFGVIKYNYDGINKLAFYHKLPKLEWTIYTGIPESTIKNAILKSLYFELAGIVLITLFVFIIGLYFSKKSIINPIMIISSEMEKVGKGELNVKVEVQSKNELGELANIMNKTIESLAGLVNKVKDSSETLIKTSSVVTTAIEKNTSV